The Juglans microcarpa x Juglans regia isolate MS1-56 chromosome 2D, Jm3101_v1.0, whole genome shotgun sequence DNA window TGCTCTCCTCTGATGAGAACTAACACTGCTCTTGTGGATAAACTCCCCATGGAGGAGGAAAAGGAAGTCACTGAATCCCACTTTGAAGGTAACATACTATTGTATGATTATGCTGGGTCAAAGTCTGATACTGAACTACGGTGAATTGGTGATACTGGTGAAATAAGTGGTGTGATTGCATATGAAGGCTGAGTTTTCAGTATATTTAGGCATCTGAACACATGCATATAATATGGCATTTGCATGTTTAAGGCATCTCACATGTCTCGATCATAGACATGGATACATACACTCACGATGTCTGAGTCTTCAGTATTTATGAAAGTAGAACAGTCAAGATTTAAGAGAGCCTAAGATAGCTTTGTCCAAGCTAGTATCAAGTCGCCTTGCAAACATCTTGACAAGTGTCTTTATGAAACACATTAGAAACTGCAGAAAAGATTGAGTTTTACTGATCCGATATGCGAAATtggtaatatatttatttccaaGGCTCAAGTATCTACATGTTCTACCTCCAGAAATCAGGAAAAGAACTACAATACTGATTCAATTAAGAACATTTCCCTTGAAAAATTCTAATACTGATTCAATTACGAACATTTCccttgaaaaattaaatttgtgtTTTCATGTGCCCAATTTAGATGTTATgtaacttcattttctttttttattgtagAGCATTGCAGTATTAGCCAGAGTTCTCTTTCTAAAGTCACACCATCAAGCCCCGAACATGAAAGGGATGGTAAAACTACTGCAGTGGAAGTATACAATCACATCTTTCATAGTAGAACAGATATCAAAAGCTCTAAAACTGGAAGTAATCTTAGAGCATTGCTCTTGAGCAGTCCATCATTCCTCAGTCGTGTGGAGGAGCTTTTTTATCTCAATGAGAGCAGTTCTGCAATTTTACAAACACCTGACATCGATGATTCCATAGTAGCCAATCATAGACTCTATTTAGAATGTGCAAATGAACTCATTGAACGCAAAGGCCTTCGAGTGTCACAGGCAGTCCATCATTCGTTACTGATGCGTGTGGGCCAATTCAGAGCATGCATATCAATAGACAAGTTAGTGGAGGAAGTTTGTAATGGTGTTGAAAATCTGAGAAGCTACAGCAAGCTTACTGGTGGCAGTCTTCCCGTAGACAGTCTTTTTGCAATGTTGGGGAGAGATATAAACTGCAATGGAGTGGAAAATGGAATTTGGGAGTTGGGTTGGAGGCATGAAGTCTCTGTGGATTATGCAGAGCAAGTGGTAAATGAGATAGAGACGCTAGTTTTCAATGGATTGATTGAGGAGGTCCTTACATAGATTGTAAATCGGCATATTATAGATATTTGTTTGGATACATAGGTTTGAGAGGCTAATAGCACTAAGCTTTTTGTATATACAATGATGCAATGCTGAATACAAGACAGGAGAGCTGAAACTGTTAACCCTAGTGCCACAAGGCTATGATCATTTCTAAATGTCTTGATTGTAAGCAATCAAATGAATATCTTCTAACAAATGAACCGTAACTTCGAACACTGGCAGTTGAGTGGATATATGGTCTTTGGATTGTGCAGatcattttaattcattctGTTCTCAGTAAGTACAAATGTATTAAGGATTCCAGAAGAAGAGATTTTGTATGGATTATCATTGTTTTTATGATTTACGTCGAAAACGGTCATACAAGTGGAGCAGGACGCTGGACGTGTACTTCTGTAAACAAAAATCATTTCGGCCTCGTTTTCGCAACTCCTCtacaatgtttttaaattttcaagtaaaataaaataaataattcaacatttataaatttcaaaacaaaaataatattaaaaatatatattctaataatatttttttaatttttttattttaatttcaactcatcacatctcatatcatctatgaaaacaaacgagatgtCTTCTTTAATAACTTTGATGGCCATCAAGAAAAACGACCTAgatctttttatattatataggcCGGAAGTCTTTCCCAATTAGCcattagagcattagtattggactAGTCAAAAGtcaatgaaatataaaatataaccaaattttgtataaataacCTGCATTGAACTAACTAAAAATCTATAACTTAGACTTTGAACTACAGTAATTCTAAAAGAATTTTTAAAGTTGaagagttactattcactcgtcaaattcatattttattcacaaataatcagcaatgctttattaaatttttttaaaactttcattaGTAAACGACTATATTATGTCCAGATttttcaacaaatattttttgtaaacaagGCTATATATTGTTGGATAATTaagttgatataaaaaaaattaaaataaaaattaaattattaatcaaaatatAGAGTGGATTTGTAAAacatataaacaaattttattaaaaatattattattattaaaaaatataatattataatattattttaattttaagataaataatccaatataaattaatatattcaaTACTTTAGCTTTAAAATCTAActtttagccaaattttaatCCACAATCGCTGTACCGTTGCCGATCCTCTTAAACCTCCATCTGTCATGCCAAGATTTACGATTTCAAAGGACACGGAAGCTAAAGACAAACTAGTTATGTCTTGTTGCATAGCTTGGCTCAATGCAATTGACTTGTTGGAATTTTCTGTATACAAGAAACTAGAAAGCTGCCCCCATTGAAAGTGACAAGCACAGAAGAAAACAACAATACATTCCTCCAGCACATGGCCacgatcatcatcatcatcatcatcgtcatgCATTTGAACtttgactaaaaaaaaataatatactaatatatatatatatatatatatgccagaTTAAAAAAtcgaaatttgaaataaatacaCATTTCAATTAAACAGATAACAGATGACATGGTTCTAAACaggttcttttctttctctctctctgtctcaatatacatacatacatacgtacatattataaattttaggaAGAGGCTCCCTTGAAGATAAGGAAATTGAGGGTCTCCAGAGCAAAATACATGAAAGTCCCGGGTGTATGAGCGAAGAAACAGCCAAAATTTGAACCCACCACACATTGCCATCCACTCCCATACATCTTATCAAACTCCTGAAAACACAAGAACCCATGAAATGAAGAACATTCAATAATCAATATCAAACCACAAAatgtatacaaaaaaaatttgaaaatttttttgctTTAGGTGCAAGAAGTTCTTATACCCTCTTGATGGGCAGTGAACAAGAAGTTCTTtaatcgaaaaaaaaaacagagaatcGTTCTTATACCCTCTTGACATGAGCAGCAATTGAGATGCAATCAATCACATCGTGGAGATCTAGGGCCTGAGAAGCACAAGCCATGGCTTGAATCTGCATCTTCTCTGGCATGTCTGTTTCCTTAATCCGAGCTTTTCCTTCCAACATCTTCTCGGCTCTCCTTTTGGAATCCCAGAAATGATTCTCTCAAatacaatatgatatatatcCGTAAGGAAGAATCTATGGCTGTGAATCTGGAGCACAGCCAACAAGAAGATTTCCTATCTCCTCCAATGAATGAATATTCATGGCCACGGTCCAAAAGGACTGATTTATAAGCGTATGAGAATATTGAGGCTGGCACGTCGCCCACCTTTTTGTTCACTTTTTTGTCTGCATCCTCCACTTTTCCCACCTCTTTTTCATTCCAGCACACATCACTTCTGAACTGCAAGGAAATTTCTTCTGATTATTAGGCATcccatgtttttttattttacgaCTATTGTTACTTATCTAACgcatcacatttatttttatttattttttattttatttattttattcttcttaaattaattaaattcttctactcatcatctatacaccacatatttgataaaaaaaaaataaaaaataaaaaattatatattatataaaaatgatgagtataatttttcttttctcgaatatatatatatatacattctaATGCGATTAATGAAGCTCTGTTAATCATATTAAAAACGCATATCCTTTCACGTACTTCTTTAAGTgtgttaaaaatttatatacttCATTAAGCTCTATTAATCATGTTTTTCTTAATggccattattattattattatttaaaaaaaaaaaaaaaaaaaaaaaggaaactttGAAGTGCATGATGCTGACTTGGTAGACTATTTCTTTCCATACGGATGCTCATCGGTGTGAATGCAAATGCAAAATTCAAAATGGAAAATCTAAAGACAAATCCAACATAGATTAGAACCGTAGGATTGTTTGTTGTAGAGTAGACGACATGAATAATCATCTGATACTTTTGGCGGTCTGTTCTCTGCCACAACGTAGGCCATACGTGTAAGTTTCAATAGAAggatgatgaaaattaagatgatgagtagcattataCAATCTGCTACCTTTTGTTATCTACAAATCGAATTGATGTCCAAGGAGACTTAAACAAATACCCTCCTCTTGAAATCTGGCACTTCAACTACCACTGATTGAAAGTCTAATTACAATTTTAGCCTTATCAAAAGATTGGTACTGTGATTACTCCAACTGAATATGAACCGAGTTACTAAACAAACAACTCCACTACATCTAACATCTTCACTCCTAGCCTCTATTAGGCCTGCTTCTATCAACTGGCATAACCCGTGAATCCAGAGTCGACAGGATCTGAGGCATTGACATGCCCCCAGACACAACGATTTCTGCAATTGAAGAGCAAATTATCACGTCAACCTAAACCAGATGGTGACTGCAAATAAAgaactttttctttgtttattttctaaaacaaaaaacttattATAGGACCCCCCCAAACTATTGCTAATGGAGAGCCCCTCAACCAATAAAAGTATCTTCAATTTTGCAGTCTTTTTTGTTCTATGCTGTGATGAACAACATGGGCTTTCGGGTGCCGTTAAGAGAGAATTCTAGTTTTGGTCTGGTTACAACACAGACAGAAGGTGATATCAGGCTGACAACAATTCACTTTTTTCCTGCCTCTGCATTTAAACCATAAAATAACAGCTAAAGGAAATAAACTACTCACCAATTCCTTCACGGACGGATAAGCTTGGTCTGATAATATCCTTGGCATTGACCAGAAACATATCTCCAATGTAAAGATGGTTTGTTGGAACATAGACACAGCATAGCTCCTCCTCTCCAGAATAGTTctgcattaatttttttatttaaaaatcagtACAAATGCTATATATTTCTGATAAGCATAGATCAGCTTATGCTATAATTCCATATTCAATACTTTCACAGCTTTCAACTCGTAGAAGACATGCCCAATTTACATAAGCAACCAAGGACCGGTGACGATTTTTAGCAAGAAATAAGTTTTCCTTTGTGACCTATCCAAGGTCAATAATTGAAATAAGCACTAAAAAATACACTTCAAGAGACAAACCAATGGTTCAAAGATAGAGGAGTTAATAATTGTACACCctaggggttggcccaagtggtaagggccaTGGCTTGGAcccttggtggtatgctccttcAAATCTAAAGTTCAAACCCTTGGtgtaaacaatttctagggccACATCCCATTGGCGAAAAGCCAATAATTTACCCAATCCATGTGATGCGAATGTGTTACACAGGTCCGAGGTTTAGCTGGGTAAAAAGACACTGTTTGCACGGTCTATAGAATTCCTCGccataaaaaaaagtactagtACATCTACagaagaattatacaaaaacaatcCTACAAACTGACATGGCTTCATCTGATCCGttatatttactttacaataaaagtaactctatAATCTAACAAACCAGATTAAcccacgtcagtttgtgggatTACTTTTGTCAAAAGACTATCGGGTCGCCTCCATCATGGAATAATAGAACATcaaaaagagaacaaaataCAGGCAACTCCCAACCCCAGTCCAGGAGACATTGTGTACACACACTCATGTGTCTTCATATAGAAGAAACAAGGGTCAATCCTCATTCTGCAATGGGAAATCATGCTAAAACAAAGGTGGAGAGTAATAGACTCAACCCAGGAAATTCAagtctcgtttggataatgagatgagataaaatgatttgtgaatagtagtgaaatggtttgagttaatatgcttaatggagttttgggaaaggagagagaaaaagttgaataaatatattattaagttaaaatattattagaatataattttttaatattatttttgttttggtatttgaaaaagttgaatttttttttttgtattttgtttggaagtttggaaaaatagtaatgattaaataatgattagatgaaaattttgaaaatttgaaattgaaaagtgttttgtgttactggtgtttggatattgagatgaaatgggataagatgagatgatatgagttgaaggactttgctatccaaaccagTGAGATACAAGCAGCATGCAATTGTGCTTTACTAGAGTAGAGCATCACACAAGcaacaacaatattatacatattgtATTAACTTTTGCAACATCTGAAGTATGCAAGCAAGAAATATACTATGCAAACACAAATATGAAGACAAATCGTGAAGAACGAGAGTGAAAAACACCTccacctatataaaaaaaaaacaacccaaGCTAATTTGGCCAATTGAGTTTGCTTCTTTGGGTTGACCAGAACAGTGTCAAACCCTATGCACAACCCCCAAAGTTAATATAAAAGATAGCACGTATGGCCACGCACATTTATGAAGAGCATGGTAAATTTGAGGTAATAATAGTTCCACACACTAATGATAAAGTTTAATGGAGGCAGTTCGATGACGATCATTtcagaaataaatttttttcagaCCTGGAGGGTGACAGATGAAGTAATGAACCCGAATGCATATTCACCGATACGGGGATGCCTTATTATGGCTACTTCCTTAAAGGCCTGTGTGTTTTGATCTGCAACCAAACAGATTGATATAAATTGTCCACTAAAACTGATTTActcaaaaatacaaacaataaaATGAGCACAAACCACACCTGGTGATATGGCAGCACTAATTTGCTTCGAGGCATTGTAGATATGGCGAACAAATGGCATCCTTTTGATAAACCATTCGCCAAGTGCAAGGACAGATGTACCCAACCATGATGACATGAACACCCCAACCAAAAAGATGAATGTTATAGAAGTTACAAACCCAAGACctgcacaattttttatatataagtaattcaCGAGAAGTAAAAGACAGGTGAAAACTTCAATAGGATAATGAGGTTCAGATCATTATGGCAAAGACaagatgaacttttttttttttttacaacataGAACATCACCAAGGCAGGGTCTGAACCCACCAAGGGGAGTAAACCCTAGTTATACAAGTCTATGATCCCACCCGCCACAAGAAATTTAGTATAAACTATAGAAGCATGTTTTCAGATACATGAGAAAGGTGCTCAATGCATGAAGCAAGACAGCCACCTCACAACAAATGAGAGCAACTTTAGAAACCCCACAAAGTTAAATGTTCCTCTTAGTAAACTAGGGGGCAGCCACCTCTGTGACGCCCTCAATCTCCACTTAggatggaacagagacttaagagcgttgggacatgcaacatatggttacatacccccgttcatgacagttaatatgcaatgcatcctagtatgcaactaacaatatgcaataattgcaCGGAAAAAGGATCACTCTAATCCCGCCATCTTCACCATTCCCCCGGAATGGTAATAGTTGTGTCAGGACCAACCTTTGACGAACAGGATGGTGATGAACTCCACCCCATGGCTTTAGATGATTGAGAACAAGCGTGACACCGACCGAAATATGGAGTTAAGAGTAATGTTCCTAGAGATGGTCCTATTCACCATGGAGCATATTAAAGAGATGTTTTGAGTCACCTTTTTATGAACCTTGTCTGTAATAAGGAGACAAATTGTAGTAGTGTGGAAAATGGTCCCCACATGCCTTATTTGGTGCATATGGAATGAAACAAATGATAGAATCTTCACGGATCGCAAACAGGCAAGGAGGAGCTCAAGAATTTCTGTATTCACATTCTTCTCTTATGGACTGTATCTATAAACTTTAATGGTCTTAGTCTAAATGATTTTCTAGAATCTTTTTCTTCTACTAACCAGGTGTCTCTCATGCATACTATgtgcaaattaataaaatcttcatacttatcagaagaagaaaaaaggttcCCAATCCCTTAACCTGCATATGACAGGAAATTATAACTAGAGgctagagcaatagaatttacATCTAGGTAAGTATCTTTGTTTCCTCACCAAACAGAACATAGTAGCAAAAAAGATCTCCCGGGAAAAAGAATCGTTGGAATGCATGTTGATAGAGTGGCATTAAATTCATATCATGAATTTGAACTTTCAGAAAACAAGACCAAAGGTTATGTCTATAttaacatttataaaattatacatctttttttttataagtaaaattatacataaaatagaGCTACAACATGTGTTTAATCAACAGAAGCACGTAACAGCAATTGACAATCAAAGTAACAAGAATCTCCCACTATCATAAAAGGGAAATAATTCCTCAGAGTAGTCTTCATTCTGCAGAAGCAAAGCAAGCCATGCACCTGAAAATGCTCCCTCAGAACTCAGAAGATCATTTCTCAGAAATCATTGATTAATACATCTCAGACATGTTACCAAGCTATGAATGGAGGAAAAGATACCGATTTCACAGTAACAATATACTTACCAAAGATATCAATTCCAAGATGAGCATAGATAGGAGAGAAAAAGCCATCAACAAAGTGAATAAACCACCATGTTATGTAGAAAGTAATTGCTATTGGAAGTAGGATGACACTGCAAAACAGCTCAAAGTAAGCAACTACTATAATAGAAAAAAGTACAATAAGCCCACATCTTAAAAGTAGAAAACATCCATAAAAGAATAGCCATAAAAGTATAGCTTTTATAATAGTTGGATGCCATATGactaaacataaataataaaaacaagaacACCATACCCATAGTTTTCCAAGTACAATTCTATGCAATGAAATCAAGTATCAGAGACTAAAACTTCCAAAATTGTAAGTTCATCTAGTGGGATGGCAGTCTTATTTACTAAAGGAACAACTCCTCCAATACACTAGGTTATATTCAAATTACTTAATCTTCCAATATACGAAAGTCTAGACTTGTGAGTTTAAGATAAGCTCCAACACCCAAGAAGTCCTCCCAAGTGACATGACCAGGAAATGCCACATTTTTATATCTATCTACCAGAacatttttatttctgtttcCAGATTAACCTCTCTTATATAAGTCCCAGGGGACTTAACATGTTTTCAACCCCTAgcggttggctcaagtggtaaaagccTTGGTTTTGGTAGTATGCTTCCtccaaggtctaaggttcgaatcccaCTGGGAGCAAACAATCTCTATGGGtcatcggactgggggattttccccttgaattacccgaggtgcacttgcgggaaactccttgctgagggcctgtgcacccccaaGATTAGTTGAGACACTATTCTCAGACACTTGGTgccaataacaaaaaaaaaaaaaaaaaaaacattttcattcaaAAAGCTAATGGTGGCTGCTGCTGCTTCCAGCACAGAAGTTTATTAGCATCGTCACTCTTTTAAAAGTCCTGCTTCTCATATATAAAACACTCAGATCATGAACCGTTACTAAGAATCTATACAAGCACCCAAAACATTCATAAAATGCCAAACCAAGGTAAAGATCCACTTATatgaaaacaataaaacttcTGAAGTCCCAAAGGGTAGGTACCATATGTATCtttaaaaagtaaagaaaaggtAAGTTGCCGTTTCTACAGTTTTAAAAgagttttgaagaaaaaatcatCTTTGTACTACAACTCATATGGTCCATCCATTGAGTAAACAAGGTAAGGTTAATTTTTGCAACAATGTGCAGGAGCTATGGTTTGAGACCCTCTCTTCAAGAAATATATCCAAGTAGTTGTTCAGaattagatttattatttacatatcacCATGGTTTCTGCAAACCTAGAGACTCCTAGACAACCCCTTTGAGGAAAAACTAATAAGGTTAGAGATGAAATTCTGTGGTCCGAAGTCGAGATGAGCAAGGGGAACAAGTACAAAAAGAATGCCACCCCTTCACAGTAGAAAGCCAAAACATGACGCGAATTATCCAAACCATGACACATGTGAGTAAAGAACAGGTAGGAACTAGAGTTCCCCTTAGTGAGGATTAGGTTCCTTTCAACCTTCTTGAGCTCATATATTAAGCAATCATTCTATGCAAAGAATATTAAGTTCCCGAGGAAACTACCAACCCATTTAAAACTAATTCCTAGAATACAAATTCTTTTGGGACAACCCACAGTTCCTATAATTGATATTTCACTGCTGATAGTTTCACTGCTGGtatagttaaaatttgaatacaTGCCAACGCAATATGAATTTATCCCAAACAGATTCCTTcatccgaaaaaaaaaaaaaaaaaattgttatgcTGAACcaacagaaagaagaaaattttctaCAGATTTGATGTGTTTAGATGTGTGTTCATCTATGTTCCTCTGCATAACTGAACAAATATAATGAGTGTTTAGTAGATTTCTTGATGAGAAatgatgaggagaagaaaagaattgCGCACCATCCAGTCATGAACTTTTTTGAAGCCCAGCTCCTAATAACTTTGGAAAAAGTCTACACAGTGAATACAGTGTACAGAAACTGTCAGTAGTGTATATGAACATGAAAATGGAGCCATTCAGAGCACTAAGACCAACACACACATGTATTTAGGGTCACAACTAAAACAAGGAATGTCAATTTGTGTAACCCACAACGGGTAGACAAGACAGTTGAAATTAGTGAAATAACATTCACAGTACTATGTTGAATTAGTAACGAACACACTAGAAGCCTAAGAACATAGTTGTCTTGGTAAAAGCTATTTCAATCTAACACTCTATATTCGAGTATGAGCACGTGTTGCTGATGCATTTTGAAAAACAACGAATACTGCCAGCAATTGTCTGTAAGGTTTCCTGAAAATCCCCTTATTCAATTCCGTAACTTGTAGGGGGTATGCATAGTTCAAGTGCCCAGAACAATAGAGTTTATAAATAGAGAACTACAGATTCAGCCTTAGGGTGTACAAGCCCAAGCCTGGTGCAggtccttttgaaaaaaagtgggacCCACCAtaaaatagttaattttttcttatggATCTCACTTTTATAAAAGGGTCTATGCAGGTTTTGCACACCATACGTCTGTAcagatcattttccttttaagtgtCTATTGAATTCCTGCAAAAACCTATTCAAATCTTTCAGATTCTAAACAAGGTCGTTCTactcagaatttttttttttcgatcgATAAAAAAACTACTCAGATATAAAACCTAATTCCGAACAAACCCCGGATATGAGTTGTTTAAACACCAGTCTTTCGGTCATATCAGAATTAGCTGACAATTTGAGCAACCGAGTTCAAGTTtaacttgttttatttatgaatgCAACATCTAAAGCATTAACATTAGTACCAAAATCAGCATAAAACAAAAGCATTATAAGAACAGGTAAACGGGGGCAAAAAAGTAAGTTACAAAACCTCCACATAGCAAAAGATAAAAACAGTTGAAGCACAATCCAAACGagaatttcaattttccatCACTTTTGCAAGGAGCAAACAAAGATTAGAAAATCCCAAtaggaagagaagagagagggggagatcACCTCCCGGCCAGCGTGGTGCGAAGACGAGAACGAAGAAGAGGGCTTGGAAGCAGAGGAGGAGGAGACGTCGCCGTCACTGGAGCTTGCCACAGGGATGAGAagctctcgatctctctctctgctgGCCGTGACGATTGCCGATTTCTCGTCCCCCATAACAAGAAAAGCGACGCCGTTTAAggaattcaaacaaaaaagttaATAACGGCCTACGACGCCACCCCCCAACGGTACAGTGCCGGTGAgcgagagagatagagagagaagggaagaaGAGGAGGTTGCTGAAGAAAGATCAATGGAGTGTGAAATAAATCTCTCGTCCTATCCTGCAgacctttttcaaatttggtAACTTCAGCTGAGGTTGGTTTGAGATTCGTAGggattaaaatttaataataaagagaGTATTAACGTACTTATAAATCGTCACCGTAATA harbors:
- the LOC121248497 gene encoding dynein light chain LC6, flagellar outer arm-like; this translates as MLEGKARIKETDMPEKMQIQAMACASQALDLHDVIDCISIAAHVKREFDKMYGSGWQCVVGSNFGCFFAHTPGTFMYFALETLNFLIFKGASS
- the LOC121248495 gene encoding protein CONTINUOUS VASCULAR RING 1-like produces the protein MGDEKSAIVTASRERDRELLIPVASSSDGDVSSSSASKPSSSFSSSHHAGRETFSKVIRSWASKKFMTGCVILLPIAITFYITWWFIHFVDGFFSPIYAHLGIDIFGLGFVTSITFIFLVGVFMSSWLGTSVLALGEWFIKRMPFVRHIYNASKQISAAISPDQNTQAFKEVAIIRHPRIGEYAFGFITSSVTLQNYSGEEELCCVYVPTNHLYIGDMFLVNAKDIIRPSLSVREGIEIVVSGGMSMPQILSTLDSRVMPVDRSRPNRG